A region of Clostridium acetobutylicum ATCC 824 DNA encodes the following proteins:
- a CDS encoding methyl-accepting chemotaxis protein, translated as MENSNEVILNLMKTIAENMPVVFDNKACILVTDKEKYIKVVKSSGLSLNVNEGEPITNDLKQIINSGTPTTKDINESSLKIPIRRYTLPIKNGHGEFIGSISISKSIDAKNKLLDLSSDLADTISNVSAAVEESTANIQTLSENNKDILVNVHKAIEHTKNSGSVLKFVQGVAKETNLLGINAAIEAARAGEAGKGFSVVAQHIRKLSNSTSDSIKEINEVLKNIEESVQQIADKIRNSNESFDTQAAALEEISASVQEVNNNAKTVEETARTL; from the coding sequence ATGGAAAATTCAAATGAAGTCATTCTAAATTTAATGAAAACTATTGCTGAAAATATGCCCGTTGTTTTTGATAACAAAGCCTGTATATTAGTAACCGATAAGGAAAAATACATAAAAGTAGTTAAAAGTTCTGGTTTATCCTTAAATGTTAACGAAGGTGAACCAATCACCAATGATTTAAAACAAATTATAAATAGTGGTACTCCTACTACAAAGGATATCAACGAAAGTTCTTTAAAAATACCTATTAGACGCTATACCTTACCAATTAAAAATGGTCATGGTGAATTTATAGGTTCTATTTCCATATCTAAAAGCATTGATGCAAAAAATAAACTTTTAGATTTATCTAGTGATTTAGCAGATACTATATCTAATGTATCAGCTGCTGTAGAAGAGTCTACTGCAAACATTCAAACGTTAAGTGAAAATAATAAGGATATTTTAGTAAATGTACATAAAGCAATAGAGCATACCAAAAATAGTGGAAGTGTATTAAAATTTGTACAGGGTGTTGCAAAAGAAACAAATCTTCTTGGCATAAATGCCGCCATTGAAGCAGCTAGAGCTGGTGAAGCTGGAAAAGGCTTTAGCGTTGTAGCTCAACATATTAGAAAATTATCTAATTCTACAAGCGATTCTATTAAGGAAATAAATGAAGTATTAAAAAATATAGAAGAATCTGTTCAACAAATAGCTGATAAAATCAGGAATTCCAACGAATCTTTTGACACACAAGCTGCTGCCCTTGAAGAAA